The window CTATCTGTCCTTTCTACTTCTTTTTCCAACAACTTTCTTTTCTTCACACATGCTTGTTCCACCTCTTTCATCAATGACACCAAACAAGCGGCGGTTGACAATGACCATCCACCCTCACAAGTTTTCATCCAGttattcaacaatttttttctctccttctctctctttttcaggCACccccgcccacacacacacacacacatactacacgCGCATTTTTTACCTGTTCACTCAACATCATGTTCTGACCATGGTTTGGAAGAACACACAGGTCAAACCATTCAGTTTCGCGGTCAAATTCTCCCTCCatttctatattatttatttatttacttacttccttatttagttatttgttattattatttattattttatttttgttacttcatTGACGTCTTTTTGTGGTACCACAGTTTCACATAGGTCTTCTCTTTCCTTATTCAAAGACACTTGCTATTTCCCAAACAAAAGTGTCCGAGCCTTAATTTCTCAGAAGTGGTCGAACTATTCCTCTTATTTCAAGAGTGCTTGACtaggaccaaacaaaagcactcgaaCCGTAATTTATCAAAACCACTCGAACTTCTtattctcttctttcttttgcgCTTATTTCTTTGTAACGTTACCCCATATACAAGGACTTTTCTAGGATTCTAAAATAGAATGAAACCACCTTGTATATTTATGTCTTAGTAAAACCAAATACAAGGATTTCTTATTTCTAGGATTTCATAATGGAACGAAACTACCTTGTGTTTTAGATTTACTAATATctgttcactcagatctcatatacaatttagtcacaaattaaattacatgaaaacaggtCTCGGAGTATAGTCAACAGACAGAAAATCAACTAGGAGGATAAGTGTCCTCTTAccttttaattaatttggcGCCAGATGTTCTGTCTGCTGACCAACATCTCAGCCCGGAatcatcctcataacattaaatgtcgaaaataTTAACAGATAACATGTGATCTTTAAATTAGGCGGGCAcattttttgggataaaaaagtttttttaattatgcgattaataatgattaatagtagtagtagtagtactgtaTTGTACAGCTCAAACATTTTGGATGGTCAATTCTTACATGTTTAACTctgtgtactgtatttacatGGGTAGGAAGAGTAAGGTCGAGATGCGTGGTGAAATCCGACTTTCATTGTGTGAATTATCTCACCTTGTAATGTAGAACATCTCTGAACGCCTACGACATAGTAGCGTGTTTTCTCATTGGAGGAGAAAAGCCGGCAAGCGAACGTCTCAATGTCGCGTCCATTGGACGACGCCTGTATGCCTATTTTGAATGTGAGCCTATACCGACACACTTTAGGGTGGGCGGTGTTATCAAGTGATAATCTGTGTTGTTAAAACAGCTCCATTAGTACTAGCACAAGAAGAACATGTATTACattaatacaataaattaattcattaaaatgtaaataaaaactatcACAATGTTCTCTCCTGGCTCTTAATAAAACTCGCAAACCCACCACCACCCATCTAATACTATCAAACGCCCTGACATTTACAACGAGCGCTTCCACTGTAGTTCACGCGTGTAGCAAACGTTAGCTAGTTGTTTGCCAAATGCTGGCAAGTGGCAAGTCACATTTGTAAACATTACGAGGAATTAAATGCGGATTTGGTTGGTTTAGCAAAAAACTAAGTAATTGACATGAACAGTCGACTGCAGGAAATCCGCGAACGACAAAAACTTAGGCGGCAGCTTTTAGCTCAACAGGCAAGTATTTTAAGATAAGGCACCATTGTTGTTAGAACAGTAGCTAATACAGTGAACGGAGTTGTTAAGTCATTTGCAGTGTTTTAATAGTACATTCCATTACGTGGGAAAATTGGAATGCATTTCTCAGCATTACGCGTGATTATAACGCGTAGTGTGCACAGCAGAGCAACGTGCAAACTAGGATGTGTTTAGATGTAAATTCAATTGGATACATAAATGGACACATTTACTCTTGTGTTTTAATACACACACGTGATGAACAGACATGGATGTTCATGAAGAAATGATTACAATTGTTGAACAGAATCACTCAATTTTACTTTGTCTACAGTTGGGAGCTGAGAGTGCTGATAGCATTGGGGCTGTGCTTCACAGTAAAGAGGAACTAAAAGAGATAGAAGAGACCAGAGAAACATGCAGGTAAGAAGTTGCAAATCCACATGGGTGCGACATGTCTGGAATTTCCCTCAAGATTAATCATAATAAGCATCGGCATCGCTTGATATCATGTTAGTTTGGTCAGTAAAAACTACCAGTGGCAACACAACGTTTATCAAGATAATTGCTGGTTATGAATGTCAACATTCAGTATGCTTTCAGTTGTACTTGATTTTCTCATCTGAATGTTTTCTTGAATCACATGCAGTGATTATACTAAAACGCAACACAGGTTTTACAGCCAGAAGTGGACATGGAAGgctctttatttgtatttttgttgttgtaaaacgtTATCATGTAGCCATGTCATCATTGCAAATGCTACTCTCAATTGCCTTacctggataaataaaggtaaaaaaaataataatactcttTGTAGTCCAGTACTTCCTGGCCTGATTAAATTATTGTGGCCTTTTATGCTATAAACATGAATTGTGATACTGTTTTGATCACTTATTACAGTTTTGTGTGCAGTACTTCTGatgaaaagttaaaaataaataataataataatagcgatatcaataaataacaaaacaattgtaacatgtttattttcagcatTTCATCTcttctgttcttcttcttcgttaGGGGTAAAGCCAGAGGCAGCCCAAAATTTGTCATGGACTGCTGTATTGAAATTTAACATGCATGAAAAAGCATGGGTCTGCCATTTTGCACTGAGGTTTTTGTTAATGTTGCTGTTCTGTGTTGCAGGGCGTCATTGGATGATTCCGCCGCTCCATCCAAGAGGAAGACTGAAGGTGATGACACTGAGGAAGATGTGGAGGATCAAAAATTGAGTATAAGCGGCACTTGTATATTACCATTAAAAGTAATTATCGTCCTGTTAAGCTAATGTACAGCATTGCAACAAGCAAATAAGAAACACTTATGTAGGACAAATTTTTGctcatgtacagcactttgtatagTACTGTGGTGTAAATATCACTTGGGCATATACAATtatggcatggctcagtggtagagtggtcgtctcgaGATGCTGCACCATCAGCAGATGAAAGTCAGTGTGAAGTGCTTTAATGAGTGCCTGAAAAAAGTGCTATACAAGTGAAAGACCATTCAACATAATTTCCCTATGAATTGTTCCAATACGGGTGATTATGAATACCAACAAATCCTTCTGTTGCTGTGTCAGGATGAAATGGAGGTGCTGCCGCCTGTGGAAAACAACCCATACGAAGAAGTCTACAAGGACTCAAGTACTTTCCTTAAGGTTGGAAAAATACTTTATTGTGCATAAAATACATCAGCTGTACTTAAATTATACTTGTGTTGAATGTGTTGCCACTCTTGTtgctaattaactctttgactgccagacgttttcaaaaacgggttgtcgccagtgccagccgatttaagcattttgactgatctttcaaggtccacagaaaatgttgtgtttggactatggaaacacacatactaccaaatgaaagattgaactctcatctttcatcagaaaaaaagtttgtttctaccttattccgttcttcagtaatcaacaatagaaaatggttagtttcaccgaaatgctctgttttgaaacaaaaagcggagaaaaagagctttttgtgaaacgatgttatttcatgcactctagtgaattgtacacttctttttgtccatgaatgatgccacaaacacctaaatagtgctttacttctgtaaaacgctatcaccaacaatgaaaaagtgttttttggttgcaaaatacgtttatttccattcaacagtgtaacaatttgacagaacaatttcgcaaactatttacaaatgtgtgcaactgtggtattatttacaattatgtggatgtttcaaatacaatttttctttttgtaacgctcccatgcgtgcaaggagacgcagcaggatttgcacaacagattagtttcacttgcgatggctcctttcacatgcagacgttacactttcttgacggcccttttttccggggaatagcaagtagcagactgtacccactcctccgatgaatatgcattggactcggggcactcttcatcgtccgattgaacgtccgcctgagcgtgctcggttgtgttccgcgttttccggtgttagcatcgctagccggtgaacctttatgacgtcgtcatagccgccgcgtcaacgccggagtcaccgtcatcatcatcgatgatgatcattgtcgtcatcaatgtgctctttagcgttggtcgatgcttttcgtctttgaaaaaaactgctcgagcgtgtgctgcttgcaaccggtcgccatgttctcttcccttccccagccattgtcccctctagctccgcctcacgtcttctactgacacctacccaatcttgtcaaaagagagtcattgctgccatctaggggccaaaaatagtcattaggctaactagatctgcttgaaactttcaccacagctggccaaggctttcctccaaccgtttccccaaaaaaaaatttttaaaattggatgacgtctttcaacgtcattggcggccctccgtaggtttttacttgacgtcttttaacgtccatggcagtcaaagagttaagggcaTCCTACTGCATATTTATATACTACTATTTCTACATCCCTTTAACTATAACCACAGAATGTATTGTTCAAGATACTAATATCATCCTGACAGTGTTGTTAAGGGTAGAATATTTGGCACAGCCCTTGTGTTCTATCTTATTGGACACAATCATGTGTACGTAATGTTACCATGGTTTTTACTCCATTCATTGACTTACAGGGTACGCAGAGTTTGAACCCTCACAATGATTACTGTCAGCACTTTGTCGACACAGGCCACAGGCCACAGAACTTCATTCGAGATGTCGGTGAGTGTATTTCGCTTGGTTGAGTGTTGGCGAATCAACAAGCCTCAAATCTGtctttttgtgttgtgtgtgtgtgcgtgcggggATCAGGCTTGGCTGATCGATTCGAGGAGTACCCCAAACAGCGAGAGCTGATCCGATTGAAGGACGAACTCATCTCCACTACCAACACCCCTCCCATGTATGCTAAGCAACCATATTCAACtacattttcatattattttttaaactttttaaatataatttatgtatatatatatatcaaatagaTCAGCTTAGGGAGCATCTGAGGATGAATCTACACTTCAGATCTAAGTGGTCAATTCAGATTTAGTGTCCATAGCCGCTCAAGCGGTTGTCCTCACCGTTCACACTCAAGCTGGCGATGACGACCTATTACTTAGTTGCTCGCTCTGTTTTTATTGCTTAATTGAAGAAGTCTCACAGTACACAAAAGCCAAGGACATGTAGTAGTGTTTAATGCAGAAAAGTCGTCTAGTTGAGATGAGTCCTTTTGCTAAACGTCTTGATCGCTGTTTTTCGTATCAGGCAGTGTTACGCCCCGTATCCGGTAAAATAATGTGTCACAGCTGTCACTGGTCATTCATGAGCAGCAAAGCTAGCAAGAGTAGCATCGGTAGCCGAACGCTAATGGCTTGATGCGAACCTAACCCTAATCATTGCTATTCATATCAGAACGCGGAAAAGAAGGAAAGTGAGGCGTTACAAGGAGATCGAGTGTGACCTACTGTACAACGatcaaacatttttctttggcCAACAGTCCCATAGCAAATAGTTTGCTGCTCAAATGGGAtgggtacaaaaataaaaataaataagcgtGATGTCCCGTTCATTCATCTTTCTGGCGCTGTTAAAGTCTCAGGACAGAGAGGTTACTGGCTATAAATAGTcaacgtgtgtgtgttaacTTATAGTTGTTACCCGTTTCTTTCTCTTTCCTGAATGGCATTAAATCCGTAGCAGGTGCCGTTCCAGGTCTTCGAACTTTTTTGCGTAAAACCACAGCTCTGGGACATCACGTCAGTTTGAACTAGgagtgcaccgatcacaattttctggcagATCACCGATCtacgatcttttaaaaagtctgacctgccaatcccgatttttccgctcttgattttttttcataacaagcagcatacaccttcagagttccaatcttattttattggaaaacattgaacaatatctgtgaaataatacaaacggcttgttttaactgcaaattaagtagttctctgaaataaaaaggaaaagctTATTAGTCAtcaggacagtggctgactttttcagacctctgaggagggagatgagatcggtggaaaagattggtttatatttaagggatcggccgatCACTGATCACTCAAAACTAAGGAAATCAGGGCCGATAAATCGGCCGGCAgatcgatcggtgcacccctagctTGAACAAAAGCCAGCAACGCAACGTGATGGCTGAAACCAAATGAATCAAACAATTGAAATAAGTCAGTagtaaaaacaaatgcacacaaaGCCAAATATTTGTTTCCATGGCTGTAGTACGTCATATACGGTTTGGCTGCTGAGCTCGCCCGCTCGGAAGGTTTTTCGGCGCAATCAAAAATCTTGAGCAACTAAGACACTTAAAAcactcaatgttcaaaccttcacatatatatatatttaaaaaaaaagagaaaaaggttcactactacataaaaaaatgcatgcaaaattgtcctttaaaaaaatctgcaaaaagtgAACAgcattatagcgagggaacgCTGTATCTGATCTGTGCATTCATTCTGCATTTGTAGTGCTTTTCAGATTCAGTatcttttttttagataatatCTGATTCCAATCTGAGGGCATTGTCACCTGAACTATGCTGCATTGCAACTCCACCCTGACAGATGAATTCCAAGAGTGTGTTTTGCGTTTTTTTGGTGACGCACCACAGAAGGACAAAGAGGAGAAGTGTCAAAATAACTGTAGTACTCCAACGGAACTTCCTGCTAAACAAGAATGTATTGTCAGTGTAATATGAACAGTACTATTAATTATTACCATAGGCCAATTCATTTTTACAGAAAATATTACACTGATAGGAGTCTTCAAATGGTGTcagttttgacctttttttttgctttaaaatattttacatttaaaggtACAGTGAGTAAAAGTTCACCATAGATCTCGCCAAATAATAGAATAAAGCCGAAGCACAAACACTCTGATGACTCTGAGAGATCAtacttcgcaagcctaccaccaattaatTGTTAGCACCTCAGCGGGTGACTGCATCTTGGCAGCCGGAGAGCACACTGgagttagccggagcagctaaaaGAACGGATAGTGGgagtcgacccattgggtccgacatgctgcaagcaccaccagggctAACTATGTTCgcgaagttgtcctttgggcaccTGTAGTAGGAAGATAgtggcaaaacatgtcagcctttTGTAAGGTAATATAATTACCGATTACTAGGCCTacgattacatttaaaaaatctaataaaacacGTTGATGTGatagtacatatttttttgcatgatattgaaatcaaaagtgggtttttaaaatacagtaatttctggactacaagccgctacttttttcactttcattcgaccctgcggctaatacaaaggtgcggcttatccatcagatcacaagggaactcactataaaggaagcggaagagcgtcaggcagagcaaaacaaaccaagtgagcataaatacagtaggagagacagaacgagagcgagacaatttgcgccctcattatggaataAAAAGTAGCGGTAACCCGGTGCGGTAAAATTAAAACAcatgcggcttacagtcgggtatGGCTTATATGTGaaacaaacttgagtattccaataatttagctagcgcggcttattttcaggtgcgccttatagtccagaaattattgtaaattaattattagttcaccactataCGATGTGAAATAGTACACACTAAAGTCTAGGTCCGTAATTAGCGGATGTGGACCGCGGACCACCTCTTTATGGACCGCGGACCACCTCTTTGTGGACCGGGGGTCGTTTTGGAGGTATGCCACGATGACTGACTGACGCAAGGTTAAGGCCAGTCAAGGTGTCACTACGGCTGCTATTGGCTAGGACGCCACAGAGTGGAGATTCCTCTGCATTTTATAACCAATTCAGGAATTAATTTTCCGTTTCCGGAACAAGAAACAAAGGGGGGAGTGTTGGCTCATCGCCATGGCAATTATTTAATCCCAATTTGTTACTGTTGGCCGTAACTCGCCAAAACACAACAGCAGCGTGATTAGCGaacacaattttttgtttttttatcctcgtcacacacacaatcacacacaaacatggtcCCCCGGGCGGGAAGTGGGTACGCGTTGCCTGTGCATACACAGTTGCCTTCACGGAAACTATCCgggtggagggaaaaaaaaaagatgagtacGCCATCAAACGGACCAATCACGAGACAAGTTGCGACCCGCCATCTACGGCGTACAATAATTCTAGACGTGTGCGCTGCACGCGTTAGGGCtactcgattatggaaaaaataataatcgtgattattccccccccaaaaaaatgttggtgtacaaaacaagaacatttttaagcatttaaaaatattaagaccaattcaacaaaaatagaaacactataattatgtaagttccttataaaccaaacagaatttacaataattatataaatttctggactataagccgctacttttttcacttgcattcgaccctgtggctaatacaaaggtgctgCTTATCCaccagatcacaagggggcgtaCTATAagggaagcgcaagagcgtcaggcagagcaaaccaaaccaagtgagcacaaatacagtaggagagacagaacaagagcgagacaatttgcgccctcattatggaataGAAAGTAGCGgtaacccggtgcggtaacattaaagcacatgcggcttacagtcgggtatGGCTTATATGTGaaacaaacttgagtattccaataatttagctagcgcggcttatttTCAGGTgagccttatagtccagaaattattgtaaattaattattagttcaccactataCGATGTGAAATAGTACACACTATGCCTTTAAgaatgtttaaatgttaaagTACTTGAAATGTTCTCTGGAGAGTTAATAAAGTCTTTAGAACTACATTAACATAGGTTTAGTCAAGCAGAATCACAAAAAGTGTGCTTGACCGCAATGCGTACCTTGACGTAGAAGTGTGTGTGCTGTTGCCAGGTACCTGCAGGCCGACATGGAGCACTTTGACCTGCAGGATTTAAAAAGCCAGTTTGACGTCATCCTACTTGAGCCTCCTTTAGAGGAATATTTCAGAGAGTCGGGCATCAGTCACACAGAGCGCTTCTGGACCTGGGATGATGTAAGTTTGCATGCCAACTTGATATCCTTTTTGCAAAATTGTGAGAATGTGTAAATGAAAGCAGATGCGCTGGGACGGTGGTTCTGTGCAAATTATGCAGTTTGTATGCTTTTCCCAGATGCTGTCTTTATCCAGCAGCGGGCAACATGCAGTCATATGGGCCCAGTATTTCCCAAAATTTTATCCAGATTAAACTGATCTACATTTCCTAATCCCACTTTTTCTCTCCTGGTATTTCAAAATTTTGCGGGATTGAATCGAATAAATCCTGATCCTCTCGGATTGAGATTTTCAAATCCATGATCATAGGATCGCTCCACCACCCAAGATCAGAGACAAGTCAGAAGTTTGTTCTGTAGACCTCAAGGCTTTGATAGGCCAATATTTcaaatgcaaatatataaaatagcCATTCAAAGTATTTGCTGTTGCTTGGAGTCAACGTACGCTTAAATTCTGTTTAAACAAGACCGTGCCAGAAGAGTCATTTTGATCATGCCAACCAAAACATCTCAAGATGGACACAGCATCAAATTCTCCTTGCCAAGTgacaaataaaacttaaaattcTTCAGCAAGAGCTCAAGAAGTAGAAAATACAATTACTGGAAAAGCAAATGTGGAACTGATTGTAGTGTGAAACTTTTAAGTTTTTGTTGCTACAATTTTTGGTTGGGTTTAGcacttttttcattatttggattttggggggggatatTTATGGGAtttcacttcacaaaaaaattgtatataatGAAGTTTAATATATTCAAAATATATCTTTACACTATTAATTCCGGGAAATGCAAGTGATGCTTATTTATTGATGAGTATATGTGAAACTTATACATGGAATCACAGTGTCATTCTACCAGAGGTGGGATTAATTTCTTGTTTTTCCAAGATCAAATTGATCCAGATTTTGGTCTGGTGTTTTGAAATAGCTAACGCAAGCTCAAATCTGCATTAAAGGCGGGATTGGATTTCCAAatctgaatttgaatttttaaattaattttcataATTAAATATGGTTTGAAATACTCAATTTTGGATCAGATCTGGGTTTAATCCAATCCATATTTGAAATACTGAACATTCATCTGTCCAGTACTGTGTTATGTTACCCCATCTGCACATTTTTGAACACTTACGTGGCAGTGGGGTGGCTTTGTAGTTCTGAGGTTTGGGGTTCAAATCTTGGCACCGGCCTTCCTGGTGGTCCATTCTCAATCACATTCCTAATTGGAGcaagtgttacaaaaaaaatggattattCATGTTTCCTGTTCTGTGGTTTATAGATCATGAAGCTAGAGATTGAAGAGATCTCTGCCCTTCGGTCCTTCGTCTTCCTCTGGTGCGGCTCGGGTGAAGGCCTGGACATGGGAAGAATGGTAACTCCACCTCTTACTCAGTCATCTAAGCCAGGTGTGGCCAATTATTTTGATTTGCGAGAATGCCAGCCACAACAGGTTCTAAAATTTGGGGGACCGGCCTAGGTATATTTGAATAGAGTATTTAGGGCCAGATATACTAAAGTCTAGGTCCATATTTAGCGGATGCCGATTTGTTTTGCATTGTTAAAGAACTATTCACAAATAGTATAGCTGCAgggtacacacaaacacacaccaaatgttttattttttgatgttttaaaacaGGTCTTATCAATTGTGGTGAATTACTTGTGTGATATGTCACGCAGACACTCAACACAACCACCTGCTCCTCTATTGGTATGTACAACGGTACGAGCTACAGGTAGTTTCCTAATTGGCCGTCATTCCTTTCACATCACAGCCACCGAGTCTGCGCCTCTGCTGTTCTAAGTGTTGACCAAACACTTAAGTTCAACAAGTTCAACATTGATGATTGTCAGCACGACTGTTCGCTAGTTAAATTGGGTCGGTTAGGGACATCTGAAAATCGGGCCTTTGCTGACTTTTCATGTGTTGCTGTATTTGGACTTTAGTTGACTGACTCAGGAGGTCAAACTCATCCTTCAGAAAACTGACTCATCCGTGCTGCAGCGAGCAATAGCTTTTTCATGCTTGCCTTTGAGCATCTTACAGTACGTGTTCAGATCATTTTGTATTAAATCATGAATCTTGACCTTGGCCAATCACGTTCACCCTCAACACAATGTTTCCAGTGTTTAAGGAAATGGGGCTTCAGGCGCTCCGAAGACATCTGCTGGATCAAGACCAACAAGAATAACCCAGGCAAGACAAAGGCGCTGGACCCAAAAGCAGTATTTCAGAGGACCAAGGTACAGCACATTAATATGAcagtttccattttattttgaagattgaCACgtccaattacaaaaaaaaaaaattattttgcattACTCTCTCTCTTAAATGTTCCAGATCATCAAGACAAATTTACTGTAATAACTCAGAGGCAACCCAAGTTAATGCAAAATGCAGTTTTAAAACGATGCTTTGAATTATGAAGTGGAAAAAGAATCCAACTGGCCCCAggttagggatgggcgagtaccaataccagccTTATTAGCCGCGTTTCCGCCGCAGGACGTTCGGGTATGGGGAGGAGGGTAGGTactttcacaggaaccgtcTCAGCCGGCCCGTTTGTGGCTGTGTTTCGACGAACCCATTTCGCGATCtcacgagtttcgatcgacacgtaaacgccgtgcgatggtttctcccgtgacgtcacccaagcaccgcgcgccaaaaatcacaacaaggaggaaagaaaaaactttGGCGAGACGgcgtctagatgaagaatttgaaaaggctaacagtagagtagaacaaaaataggcaaaggattatttataaaagaattgttttggtggaagagacttaagccgaGAATGTATCATCGTCGCGCATGATGGTCAGATAATTTTTTGATACTAAATCATTTTTAGCCCATCAGCACGAAAACccgatcgggagtttatcgggTCGGCGGAGTACCTACCCACGAGTAGGACATCCACTCGTCCCCttaagttcctgtaaatgtggcccggttgggaaggctcctgcagtggagacacACACATACGGGGCTGGCCTTGCaaatttaccccgaagttcctgcggCGGAAACGCAACTATTGGGCTGT of the Vanacampus margaritifer isolate UIUO_Vmar chromosome 7, RoL_Vmar_1.0, whole genome shotgun sequence genome contains:
- the LOC144055243 gene encoding N(6)-adenosine-methyltransferase non-catalytic subunit METTL14-like isoform X2, whose translation is MNSRLQEIRERQKLRRQLLAQQLGAESADSIGAVLHSKEELKEIEETRETCRASLDDSAAPSKRKTEGDDTEEDVEECQDEMEVLPPVENNPYEEVYKDSSTFLKGTQSLNPHNDYCQHFVDTGHRPQNFIRDVGLADRFEEYPKQRELIRLKDELISTTNTPPMYLQADMEHFDLQDLKSQFDVILLEPPLEEYFRESGISHTERFWTWDDIMKLEIEEISALRSFVFLWCGSGEGLDMGRMCLRKWGFRRSEDICWIKTNKNNPGKTKALDPKAVFQRTKEHCLMGIKGTVRRSRDGEFIHANVDIDLIITEEPEMGNVEKPVEIFHIIEHFCLGRRRLHLFGRDSTIRPGWLTVGPTLTNSNFNPESYAAHFALPDSYLSGCTEEIERMRPKSPPSKMKFDRGGGAPRGGRSGPNAGRGGERGRERNRPSFRGDRGGFRGRGGPHRGFPPR
- the LOC144055243 gene encoding N(6)-adenosine-methyltransferase non-catalytic subunit METTL14-like isoform X1, which encodes MIPPLHPRGRLKDEMEVLPPVENNPYEEVYKDSSTFLKGTQSLNPHNDYCQHFVDTGHRPQNFIRDVGLADRFEEYPKQRELIRLKDELISTTNTPPMYLQADMEHFDLQDLKSQFDVILLEPPLEEYFRESGISHTERFWTWDDIMKLEIEEISALRSFVFLWCGSGEGLDMGRMCLRKWGFRRSEDICWIKTNKNNPGKTKALDPKAVFQRTKEHCLMGIKGTVRRSRDGEFIHANVDIDLIITEEPEMGNVEKPVEIFHIIEHFCLGRRRLHLFGRDSTIRPGWLTVGPTLTNSNFNPESYAAHFALPDSYLSGCTEEIERMRPKSPPSKMKFDRGGGAPRGGRSGPNAGRGGERGRERNRPSFRGDRGGFRGRGGPHRGFPPR